A genomic region of Mugil cephalus isolate CIBA_MC_2020 chromosome 5, CIBA_Mcephalus_1.1, whole genome shotgun sequence contains the following coding sequences:
- the cxcl14 gene encoding C-X-C motif chemokine 14, whose protein sequence is MHRSTVVLLLLVMALYFLSAEAYKCRCTRKGPKIRYKDVQKLEIKPKHPYCQEKMIFVTMENVSRFKGQEYCLHPKLQSTKNLVKWFRIWKDKHRVYEA, encoded by the exons ATGCATCGCTCCACAGTGGTGTTACTTTTGTTAGTGATGGCACTATACTTCCTGAGCGCAGAAG CCTATAAATGCAGATGCACCAGAAAAGGACCAAAGATCCGATACAAGGATGTACAGAAGCTGGAGATCAAACCCAAACACCCGTACTGCCAAGAGAAGATGATATT CGTGACGATGGAGAATGTGTCTCGGTTCAAGGGCCAGGAGTACTGTCTTCATCCCAAACTTCAGAGCACAAAGAATCTGGTCAAATGGTTCCGCATCTGGAAGGACAAGCACag ggTGTACGAAGCTTAA